From Myxococcales bacterium, the proteins below share one genomic window:
- the recN gene encoding DNA repair protein RecN yields the protein MLLELSVQNLVLIERLSIELGPGFHVLTGETGAGKSMLVDALGLVLGGRASPDLVRKGEKEAEVEARFELPEGSSVRAKLEAAGIPCDGELVVRRVVAAEGRSRAFMNGRLSTAAQLAEIGRELCDISSQHESVSLTDPSSHLDYLDAFGSLAELRRSLAAGFAELAAVVRSIETTRAAERSRSEREDFLAFQAREIDDLGPALGEEHTLESERARLRHAEKLSHATRSAADRLYDGESTICDALARIVSDLEQAATLDPSLSPVARAVEAASVELSDAARQISRYAESVEENPERLAELEDRVFRLQKLLRKHGPGTQELLAYREELARELDAMASAQNRLVSLEADRDVRLSEVAKVARSLSKRRRAAAEKLADAIGRELAQLGMGRARVSVDVTPIQPGQGDPLVVDGARLTESGVDRAELLIAPNKGEDPKPLRKIASGGELSRALLAVKKVLAENAPAGLYVFDEVDAGVSGAVAEVIGRSIEDVARHRQVLCITHLPQIAALADVHFLVDKTEEKERTLSRVRRLSEAERVTEIARMIGGVKVGDAAKKAARELLAAKKS from the coding sequence ATGCTCCTCGAGCTCTCCGTCCAGAATCTCGTGCTCATCGAGCGCCTCTCGATCGAGCTCGGGCCAGGGTTCCACGTGCTCACGGGCGAGACCGGCGCGGGTAAGTCGATGCTCGTCGACGCTCTCGGCCTCGTGCTCGGAGGCCGAGCGAGCCCCGACCTCGTCCGAAAGGGCGAAAAAGAGGCCGAGGTCGAGGCTCGCTTCGAGCTGCCGGAGGGGTCGTCGGTGCGGGCGAAGCTCGAGGCGGCGGGGATCCCGTGCGACGGCGAGCTCGTCGTGCGGCGCGTGGTCGCGGCCGAGGGCCGGAGCCGCGCGTTCATGAACGGCCGCCTCTCGACCGCCGCGCAGCTCGCCGAGATCGGGCGCGAGCTCTGCGACATCTCGTCCCAGCACGAGAGCGTGAGCCTGACCGATCCGTCGAGCCACCTCGACTACCTCGACGCGTTCGGGAGCCTCGCCGAGCTTCGCCGCTCGCTCGCCGCAGGGTTCGCCGAGCTCGCCGCCGTCGTCCGTTCGATCGAGACCACGCGCGCGGCCGAGCGCTCCCGCAGCGAACGAGAGGACTTCCTCGCTTTCCAGGCCCGCGAGATCGACGATCTGGGCCCGGCGCTGGGCGAAGAGCACACCCTCGAGTCGGAGCGCGCGCGGCTCCGGCACGCCGAGAAGCTCTCCCACGCCACCCGGAGCGCCGCCGATCGGCTCTACGACGGCGAGAGCACGATCTGCGACGCCCTCGCGCGGATCGTCTCGGACCTCGAGCAAGCCGCCACGCTCGACCCGAGCCTCTCGCCCGTCGCCCGCGCCGTCGAGGCGGCGTCGGTCGAGCTGTCGGACGCGGCCCGGCAAATCTCTCGCTACGCCGAGTCCGTCGAGGAGAACCCGGAGCGGCTCGCCGAGCTCGAGGACCGGGTCTTTCGCTTGCAGAAGCTCTTACGGAAGCACGGGCCCGGCACCCAGGAGCTGCTCGCGTACCGCGAAGAGCTCGCCCGCGAGCTCGACGCCATGGCCTCGGCTCAGAACCGGCTCGTGTCGCTCGAGGCCGACCGGGACGTCCGCCTCTCCGAGGTCGCGAAGGTGGCTCGCTCGCTCTCGAAGCGGCGCCGCGCCGCGGCCGAGAAGCTCGCCGACGCGATCGGGCGGGAGCTCGCGCAGCTCGGCATGGGGAGGGCGCGTGTGTCGGTGGATGTCACACCGATCCAGCCGGGGCAGGGGGACCCGCTCGTGGTCGACGGGGCGCGCCTGACCGAGTCGGGCGTCGACCGGGCCGAGCTGCTCATCGCCCCGAACAAGGGGGAGGACCCGAAGCCGCTCCGGAAAATCGCGAGCGGCGGAGAGCTGTCGCGCGCGCTCTTGGCCGTAAAAAAGGTGCTCGCCGAGAACGCGCCCGCGGGCCTCTACGTGTTCGACGAGGTCGACGCGGGCGTGAGCGGCGCCGTGGCCGAGGTCATCGGCCGCTCGATCGAGGACGTCGCTCGCCACCGCCAAGTGCTCTGCATCACGCACCTCCCGCAGATCGCGGCCCTCGCCGACGTCCACTTCTTGGTCGACAAGACCGAAGAGAAGGAGCGCACCTTGAGCCGTGTGCGGAGGCTCTCGGAGGCCGAGCGCGTGACCGAGATCGCCCGCATGATCGGCGGCGTCAAAGTGGGAGACGCGGCCAAGAAGGCCGCCCGAGAGCTGCTCGCGGCCAAGAAGAGCTGA